The Pseudorasbora parva isolate DD20220531a chromosome 19, ASM2467924v1, whole genome shotgun sequence genomic sequence GTGTGTCTGAACGTGTCTAAATGCAATTACTGTCTATTTCAGTATGTTACaaatatacagtgccttgcaaaagtattcggcccccttgaactttgcagtCTCTCAATGTgcaaactgatagagacataccccaagtgacttacagctgtaatcgcagcaaaaggtggctctacaaagtattaacttaagggggccgaataattttgaatgcccaatttttcagtttttgatttgttaaaaaagtttgaaatatccaatacatttcgttccacttcatgattgtatcccacttgttgattcttcacaaaaaattacagttttatatcatgtttgaaacctgaaatgtggcaaaaggtcgaaagttcaagggggccgaatacttccAGGGGCACTGTATTTCCAGAAAGAATTTGGTTATTTTTTGTGAGGCTGAGCTGTATTTTCTATAAGTCATCATCTAAACGTCATCAGCAACATCAAACATCACAGCTCCATGGACCAGCAATAGAAAAATAGCTAGCCTTCCATTGATGCTGCTATTTTCCATTGGATCATAACTTTGACTGACGTGGGTCATCAGCTAATCACATTTTGATGATGTGATGGTGCGCTACCCACTGTTGTCATCAGCCGTTTGAACTTTTCACAGGTTGTGAGCGATCTATGTGATGTAGGATATGGCCGCTGCTGATGACGGACTGCATTCTAATGAGCTTTGATTCTGATCGATCCTGATGTCAAGCTGGTTAtgtttagcctgacgtggtcatactcaattctagtcagaatacgagtctgaaactgctccattgggctgtgattatggggcgtgtttcaacccgaaccaggaaagacatcaattggatagacctacaaccaatcagagcaacgaagcaacacattgtcaaatgtcaacagagttcaactgcagtGTGTTGCaaagtccacgtttttttccgtgggttgttttctatgtccgcgggttgaagcaactattatgtgatatatagacccatgagtgtgaattttagcaggtgtgggattacaaatttataaattgttatatcaaggttccaatgtaatagtatacagaCAGTTTGTTATGTACATAATGCTTTACAGTTTGGAGGTTTCAGGTTGACTACATTCTAAGGAGATCAAGCTAATCAGtcttttgtctttatgcacttcctgatctataagcaacattgtcagagtgatcacatttgcatctattcgtctgattggtactgttatgctgataggatttggattggtggtttgattggcactgttatgctgataggattaggactggtgacctggaaatgtatggggtgtgtcccttttacctaaacaacatgtgcattcctttgtttagattgtctcctcctctactgtgtaaatccctccccctgaaatgtggataaattacaatgtataatgtttagaattagacttggacgactgcagcaacagtgtgtttctcaataaagaggaacgcctgcccgaaagatatacccaagctctcctggtcttcacttctgagtttccaacagtttttggtgccgtgacccggatagAGATCCTCACCTgaatccagctcaacaaagattctgacttcgttccacctgaatccagctcaacaaagattctgaccacgttccagactgaatccagctcagCAAAGATTCTGACTTTGTTCCACCTgaatccagctcaacaaagattctgaccacattccagactgaatccagctcagcaaagattctgacttcgttccagactgaatccagctGAATTGTTCTGTACAACCAAGGGTTGGTGAGTCACTCTATCCAAAAGAACCATTAAGACCAGTACAAATTTGTTATCCTCTGCACAGCCAGAGAAGAGTTATCAGACAGCTGTAGGGTTTGATTAACTAAGTTATCctctaaaaaatgtgttttagagaTGAAAGTTATCCTCTGTTTTCCAGGCAGGGAAGGTTAGCATCACAAGCTAATAGTTTGTAAGCCTCTGTTTCggcagggaagaattgtttGTAAGCCTCTGTTTCggcagggaagaattgtttataagcctctgtttcaggcagggaagaattgtttataagcctctgtttcaagcagggaagaattgtttataagcctctgtttcaggcagggaagaattgtttaTAAGCCTCTGTTTCAAGCAGGGAAGAATTGTTTTGCCTCTGTTTCTCAGGCAGGGAAGAATTGGTTTGCCTCTGTTCCAGACAGGGAAGAATTCGCATCACCAGCTAATAGTTGTTCAGCCTCTGTTTTTCAGCAGGGAAGATTAGCATTGCAGGCTAATATTTGTGTTGTCCGCTGTTTTACCAAGGAAGGTTAACAGTAGTTGATCTATGTTAACAAGTATACCCTCTGTTAACTAGAGTTTTAGTGTTTTGATTGTGTGGTTACAAAGAAACATGTTTAGAAAGAATGCTAGACTGTTCTCCACAATTGAAAAAGGTGGTCTTGCGACGCCTTTGTGGTCAGATAGTGAATTTAAGTCATTGTTAGGAGAGCACATGGACTCAATTGTGACTGAGTCAGTCAGATTgtatttgacaaagaaatatgaGATCCATCCAGACAAGACTTGGTCAATTGATGAATGTAAAAAAGTTTTAGGAGCATGTATTCGCAAGAACAATGTGAAAGGCATTATTTGTTGTCACAGAGAATTTGGTTTAGCGCTAGCTAGACAACAGCCTCAGCGTATCTCAGAGCTAGAGAAACAGAACAAAGATTTCAGTGCTAGGGTAGCATCTTTGACAAAGAAATTGAACCGCAACAAAGCTGCAGAGAAAACTGATGTGAATGAAGTTAGTCAGACTAAAAACACTTATCCTGACTTACAAACTTTGTTTGAAACAGATGTAGCTATCCAAACAGCAACTGATGTGCCTGTCGATTCAGTGAAGGTATGTGGTGCAAGGAAAAGATCTGGGATTGAAAGTGTTCCTCATAACTCTGTTGAACAAGTACAAACTGTAGCTAAAGGACTAGCACCTAAAGACATAGAAAGATTATCCCAGAGCTTACCCTCAGCACGCACACATTTTTCTGAATTTAGAAGGACATTGTTATGCAAAATGCGTCTCTACGACATGTCGTTAACAGAAGTCACGCAGCTGATGTCACAAATTCTAACTGAATCTGAATTCAACAGTTTTGAGTCTGCTGTTACTTCTGAACTACAACATGTCAGTAAAGGCGATATGAGAGAAGGTGTTTTGAAAATTCTAAAGAATATCATGGGACCCAAAGTAGACTGGTCCAAAATCACTAACTGTGtgcaaaggaaagaagaaactGTCAGCGAATACACTGAAAGATTTTGTCAGTCAGCTGTAACTTACAGTGGAATAGTTGATGACTCTGAATGTGTTTTAGATGACCAGGGAGCTTTTGTTCGCGTCTGGTCAGATGGTCTTTTAGCCGAGTACAGAAAAGCATTGCCATTCCTAGATCTAACTTGGTCTAACAATACTCTCAGAAGTAACCAAGAAAGGTTAGCTACATGGGAAAAAGATGCTGATGTTAAGGCAAAAGTTAGAGTAGCAGCAGCTACATTTAGCGCAAGAAATCAAGACAACAGATGTCTTAAGAGAGAAGGCAAATGCAACTACTGTGAAAAATCAGGTCACTTGGAGAAAGAGTGTAGGAAGAAGTTGCAAGATAGTAAAAGAAATACTATACATAATTCTGTTCCTTCTCAGCCAGCCTACAATCCTGAATTAGTTCCGCCAGGGTACACTGAAACTTTAGGACAGCTTGCTCAGGCTCTTCTAAAAGCACAAAATGAACAGGCAAAAAACTAATTGTTGGGGCTGTGAGTAGCTACCTTTCCCCTGTAATCCGTCACAATGACAATAACATTTTTGTGAATGGTAGCAAACAAGAGAAAGATATTGACTTTTTGCTTGATACAGGTGCAGAAATTACAGTTATTCCTACAAAATTGGCTGAAGGTTTAAACATTGATCCAGCCCTTCAGGCTTCATCAGGAATGGTGTTAGGACAGACTGTAAACGTAAGATGCCCTCATGCAGTGTCCGTACTAATGAATCAAGCAAAAGTCACTTctgtcacctcttctcgttgggGAAATTGGTTACCAACCCTCACAGCCCCGAACATTGATTTACAGCGTGCACCTGTCACGAACCCATCCTCATGTATGATGTCTGCAATGACTGAAGTTTTGTTAGAGGATGAAGGAGAAATGACTCACGATTGTGTTACGCTCACATACGCAGCTTCAAGTGAAATAGCAGAAACTCCCATTGAGAATGCAGAATTGGAGTTGTTTGTTGATGGTTCAATCATTGATAACCCCATAAAGGCAGTACAGAGTGCCAGAGAGAGTGTCGAGTCGTGTTGGCAGATGCCACCAGAAGGTGGACACACGATCATCCAAGATCAGTGGGTGATGATAAAGTCATTCAAAAACAAGCCCTTAGAGCCTAAGTGGCAAGTACCACATCAAGTGATGTTGATAACAGCAGCTGCAGTGTTGTGTCAGGGAAGGAAAGCTTGGACGCATGTGTCACACTGTAAAGTTGTTCCTCCACCGACAGGGATAGGTTAGGACACACGGACCAGTGAGGAGCCCAGGAAAGAACCGAATGCAACAGGCATCGGGGGCCAATCCTGCGGTGAAGATTCCCTCATAGGCTTTCCCCTACCCACTAGTCCATCCTTACCTCACTGTTCTTTAGGTGTCGCAGGAATTAAGACATAGGGAAAGAAGGAACAACAATAGCAGACTCAGATTGAACAGAGGAAACAACCCCAATGTTTGCAGTCTTTTAGAACAAATACTGCTCTGCtgtcttttgttttctttcttactCTGTGCAGATACCACTTGATGGCTGTCCCCAGATCGATACGCACCGACTTCCTTACCTGCGTATGAAGCCACAACCTCTAGAGGACAACTAGACTCACTACCGAGCCAATTGTCatgaaaaaaaatacacaacgcAGAGAATCACCTACGGGAACTTCAGTCATCTATCAACATGATCAAGATTGCCTTGCTACTAATCATCATGGACATCGCACAAAGTGTAGACTCCAGAAACAACATATTCTTAGAGCTTATGAATATGTCAAGAAATGCCATGTTTGCTGGAAAGAATGTCTGCATGCCACACTCACCTGCAGGAGAAGCAAGAATCCCATGGGTGGCATATGATGGGAGGAACTTCTGTCTACAACATCCTACCAGCCAATTCAATGGCAGGTGCACCCTGGTTTCTACATAATTCAGCTCCAACCACAAACCAGAAGATGGCTGCATTCAAGGACTCACTTATGCACAAACATGGTGGTCAAGTACTCTTGAACAAAATCCAACAAGACATTCTTGATCTTTAAGCAAAATTACATCAGATGACTGAAGATAATTCTTCATGGTTCGGAAACCTGTAAGGTTAACAAATGACTCACAAGGACTGTTCCAACCACAAAAGAACATTACCCGTAAGAACTACACGGACCCTAGTGGCATGTTTGTTTCTGTGTCAGCATGTCACTCGTCACTACAGACAATCAACACAGAGCAAGTGATATGTGCCTGTAACTTTTTCAAGTTACATGAATTGAAGATGGGGCTTATGCTAACAAACATAAGCTATAGAATGGACTTATAAAGgtttaaatttgtattatgTGAGAGTTATTAGAACTCTCAAAGGGGGGACTGTGGGATTacaaatttataaattgttatatcaaggttccaatgtaatagtatacagaCAGTTTGTTATGTACATAATGCTTTACAGTTTGGAGGTTTCAGGTTGACTACATTCTAAGGAGATCAAGCTAATCAGtcttttgtctttatgcacttcctgatctataagcaacattgtcagagtgatcacatttgcatctattcgtctgattggtactgttatgctgataggatttggattggtggtttgattggcactgttatgctgataggattaggactggtgacctggaaatgtatggggtgtgtcccttttacctaaacaacatgtgcattcctttgtttagattgtctcctcctctactgtgtaaatccctccccctgaaatgtggataaattacaatgtataatgtttagaattagacttggacgactgcagcaacagtgtgtttctcaataaagaggaacgcctgcccgaaagatatacccaagctctcctggtcttcacttctgagtttccaacacaggcaaccttgccaaaataacacacattataccccccaaacgccatttttttccccggagaaccccccgagaatctattgtttagggctagtagttggcgggttttgttgtaaaaacttggcaaccctgtcatgcgcgctggaatcaggctggaatacgcgatctttgccggtgttgtaaaaaaataataataatttaatgatacacagagtacttacccaacatgatcatcatttctgagagaaattatgATGGTGAAtccatatacaaacaagctctccgtttagcattcgaacaaatataatccaagcccctttgatgacatgcatgattacgttactgtttatcatctgtccgtcatcatctaaagcccgccctgatgatttcattggtccgaacagtttctgttcggggataattactcctctatggagcgaggccagaccgaactgcccgacctaaacattttgtgggcggggctaagttcagctggcatccaggctaggtaACGTTAGCTGACAAGTTTCTTTTGATGGtccgtgtttttgtttgtttaagagtaTTTGTGCCAGTGAGTTGATTTTATTCAATTTCACCATTTGCCTAAATGGATGATGTGATTGCAGTTAAAATGGCTTTTTGTCTCATGTATCCTTTTATATCGCTTGCCCTGTTCCCAACGAGCACTTTGAAAGCGGGGTTCGTAACTGTAGTGCATACAGTTCATGATTGTATTTTGTATGTATcggtgtgtgtgcgttgatatTGCGGCGGCGTGGCGCAACGGCGTTGATCGTTAATGAAGGACCTGACTGAAACCCCACAGTACGCTACTGTTGCTATGTCACGAGGAAGTAATTGAGTAGGCTAATGACACTGTCTAAAGTGAACATGGGCGTCCCGTTTGAAGCGGTCTACACTGGACacaaagtaaaaaatataaactGGAACATTTGTCTTTTTGCTTGCACTCCTGTACAtgaagctgaatattttttccccatgtAATGCGTCAGCCAGTCCCCTCTGGCTCTGTCTGCTACAGTAGAGACGCCCCAAACTCATGCTATTGGCTGAACTGATGATGATGCCATAAGGGCTCAATGTTTACACTTGGAGGGGAAAAAAGAACAAGGAATGGCGTACTTATAGTAGTCAATGAACAATAATGTGGGTTAAGagaatatatttaaacattaaaaaaatattcacttATTTATGGTAATTTTAGGACAAATTTAGAAGGTTTGGATTATTTTTTAGTCAATTAAGCACATTTTCCAAATGCCTCCAGATATTGTACTTAACGTTTTTATTATGagttttaaacttttcacatttataTAATCTATACAtggttttaatttaaaaaaaatcagaatcaTAGCAAAACAAGTTTGGTGGGAAATGTGCTTAATTCTCTTtcaaaaaacaatgaaaaatacaaaaaagtaagTGGTTTTAGAATATGCCTCGTCTTCTTAAAGCTAAATGATATTTCTTGGTTGAAATATGACCTTGACATGTTCTTGACAgattttgtaagattcacccaATTATAGAAGCAAATCAGTAATCCAACCATTCTCAAATTAAAATGGTACAATAATCCTGAGATTCATTTCAAATCCAGCAACTGAAATCATACTTGATAAATGCGGATTGCTTATGGGCCACATGCAGTTTTGGAAACAAACACTTTTGCTAAATCAAATATACAATGTTTTGTTACATACATTGTTCGAGCATCTCTGTCTGGCTCTTTATTGGGGGTCTCTAGGCCTGTTTTCTTTCCCGTCTTTGAGTCCATCCCATCCTCCAGACGTGATAACTTGCTGCCATTATAGCGTTCTGTGCATTTTGGAGGCTGCGGTGGCGGGGGAGACTCGGAGAGGGGCTCTTGGTCCTCTCTAGAGAGCTCTCGCCACTGTTTCtgcacaaaaacataaaaaacacacacaccatgaaCACAAACACATTAAGTCTAGACCAGAGTCATGTTACCGGTGATTCTGTTTAAAGTACTCTGGTGATGACATGCCTGCACAGAGGAGTCTCCCATAATGTACTTGGCACCTTCCAGCACAGCCATGTATGAGAAACGCAGTTGGTCGGGGGTCTGAATCAAACCCATCCGATACTTCCTCATGTCTAAAAGAATCTTTTTGATGTCCACCTCCAATGGGTCTTTTCTCTTGTCCATCTGAACACATCAGTGATAGAAGAAAAGCAGTGGTTAATTAACTCTTGTCTCCCACTCAGACTTAAGACTAAGTCTGAGTGGgagacaaaaaaaacacaatatttaTTCTAATGCAGAGTTCAGACTGcatgattttcaaactcgtcagATCACagttcttttcacactgcatgactatctgtgGTAGCATTCAGTTGCTGCTGTGTTCAGACTGCATGATGGAGGTGACAGGAGGTTTCACATTGCATGACtgtacaagaggaagaatcgcagATAACTCTGTCCCATCCACAAACTACATTTATTACAACCAAACACGCGCGAGAAGTGACAAGAAACGACAATATTACGTGcgagttcttaaagggatagttcacccaaaaatgtttatctgcttactcaAGAACATCCAAGatgtaaatgtgtttgtttcttcagtagaacactcCCAAGTTTTAACTCAAACtgttgctcatataatgcatgtcaatggggtccattgacatgcattatccTAGCaacagtttgtgttaaaaatcttaatttgtgttctactgaagaagaagaaaaacacacctatatcttggatgccctgggggtaacagataaacatctaatttaaatttttgggtgacctatccctttaatgcaagactggaattgttattaaaaattatagACTGCAGAAAGCTTGCTATCCAAATTGTCTGTgtctattaaaataaatatctattataatactgatattctggtctataactcctccctgaacctcctgctgccctgtttcttgctctctcattggctgtaggTCATCAGGTCTAGATATTTAATAAGCCAAATATGTCACAGGCAATTCTCTCAGATTGCATCTATGATAATTAACCGTGTGATTGTCCCTCGCATTACATACAAGCACAGATTTGCCTATGATTTCGGGCATTTGTTGGCAAATTTGCAAAACTTCTGGCTAAAATCaggtagtgttgtcacgataccaaaattatgactttgatacgatactagattaaaatacctctataccgatactaaatcgataccacataAATGTTATagaataatatgacaacagaacaaaactattatttattttttaactaaaaaaaatcatttgaccagcatgttcctgccctggtttttgaccattccctcctcttattgctataatgactacatgccagtgtgaacatccttacagagatcacattatcaatcatgttattattcactaacctttcacttctcaacaggttgggatgaccaaaattTTTTTCATGATACGAGTAATTTTAGATTTTTTcaatgtaattttataattataatatacatttttaattgtatctttattcttaaaaataatccccaaaaaaatgcaaattacaaacattatgacaaaaacagtgctttttTTTTAGCTATAGGTCTATTCaacagtagcaagtcaagaaagaaattaaatgatCAAATATATAACTGCTTAGTCTTCACTAtataatttaactatacactgattcttaataaatatatttttgttatttagccaagcatgtggtggttctctatttttcattgttgtctGAATAACATTAATCACAGAATATTATCAGGTCTGGCTTAAGACCTGCACGGATCTAATAACCTCAGCTGTATTCATTCAGTAAAGACATATCTGTGTTTACCTGAACACAGCAAAACTGAAAATTGCTTTGATGGTAGAATTTGCcattaagaaataaaaaaatgtgatattGTTGAAATCCTTTAGGCTCCGGGTTTTAGAGACTCAACTTACCAAGACAAGACAAGTGTCGACCAGAGAGAACGTTCCAGATCGCCCAATTCCTGCACTGCAGTGGACCACTGCTGGACCATGGTCCATCCCCAGTGAACAAGACTCTCTCACCTTAAACAGGAAATTCAAAAAGCTGGCTGGGGATTCTGGGACACCAAAATCAGGCCATGTGGTATAATGAAAGTGATAGATCTCTCTTCTCTCCCCTGTCTAAGTGGATAAAatgaatgattaaaaaaaataaaaaaaagaacagacAAATGTATAGGACATTAGTATTGCTAAAATCATAGATTTGCAAATCAAATTTGTATAGGAAGACATCAGATAGAAAGCATAAATGTGATTTTCAGTGGTCAATGTGAGAAACTTACATTTGCGTTCTGGAGTTCTAGCACTCTGATGGTGTAATATGACTTGATGTCCTCTGACACTAGTGTTACCACAAAGCGGGTGTCACGGAAGGACATCTCTCGTTCTTCTTGTGTCGGCCAATATTGTGCACACTTTTCCTGCATTAAAGGAATGTgtagaaatattttaaaaaaaataatatttagaaCAAGTGGTAAAAACTCCAAGAAAATTTGAGGATCAGCTACAAATGCCCAAAATATGACTGtttgaaaatatttgaaaattagtGTTAACTGTCCAAAATTTGATTTTGCCAATAAGAGTTTCAGTTAAggcaatgaaaaataaaaatgtaagatAAAGATACAAATCTAGTTCAAATGTATGTGTAAATCTTTGCATTcaaaaagtaaaacaatatataATTGACAAACATAATTTTTAAATGGATAAATGTTCTTTTTAAATCAATCAGTCACTGAATCATGTTATGAAATTACATTATGTATTGTTTTAGTTAAATTCTAGCTCTAGAAAATAATCTTAAAGTTAGACTAGAtaaaatatcatttaaaataactgtcatatgttattgtgaaatatacatATTTCCTGTCATGTTTAAAACACCACCAACCCACttaaaatgcacacagactAATAGATTTTCTAATAAAGTGTTATATAAAATGCATCAATGTCATACATAAATAAACTGGCAATACAGCTGTAGCATCATTTATtcagtatttattcatattttgattggactaaatgtgtgtttttagtTTATGTAGTTTACATAAAGTTATGTGTTTttgccatttttaaatatttctatttagctttcatttatttttaatttttgtactTCAACTTAAacttcattttattttagttggttctcaaggcaacatttcttaattgtttaaatttttcatctaatatttatattttattttatgttacttTTAGTTTTAATAGTCTTAACATCACTGCATCTTCTACACATCTATTAGGTCATAGAGATACTACTTACACAGAATTGCTAAGGCTCTGCTCAGCTCTCTAATatgaattaaagggatagttattTTGTGTTAAGCAGAACAAAgcaattcatacaggtttggaactgGGTGAACTAAGAGaaagtttttacatttaatgGTAGTGTGAACGAGTGGTGCTTTCAAAGAGAAAAGGTTTTGATCAGCGATGCTTACCGAGCCTTTCTCTATTACTCTGTTGAGCATGATAACGGCTTTGGTCTTCTGCTCCCAGATCATCAGCCAAAAGTGACCACAGGTGTTTCTCAGAGGACCCTGACaacagagaaacacacacagaacGTTTGACAATAAGAAGGGATGGGCCACAACAATTGTCACCAGAATGTATCTCATGTAATAGCTCCATTAGAAATATGAACCCaacttcatattttttttcagtgattTCCTAAGATGACATGAGTTGACTAGTCCCATAAATTAATATGTAAATGTGCTTCACACTTTTCCCTTAATAACAACAAAAAGGACTGTGGTGAGAAAACAattaagaaagcatctgatcatagtgATGTGGGGCAATTATTTGCCAGATTGTGTGTTGGTCAGACAGGACCGATCCAAAACCGATACTGTACatataatattctgtgttattgttaagctccagtgccccacaaaaggctaaaaaacattttaaatcaccATCAATGATTTGTGCAATAAAGTCCAATAGTTTAACTTTAGTCACTCTCTATTCAGCTTTCAAACTGTGTGTCGCGTTCGGTTACGACAGTCAACACGATGAAACCCTCTCCAATAATATTCATTGTTCctgttattatgcttgatctgtTGATAACGGTCTATGAATTCGCATTAAAATGACTCTTGTTGccgtttattgctgtaaatcgTGTTTCTTTCTACCGGGTGTCTAttagatcacaacactggactatatattgtatttttcttcacaaacagcaactaaaatgttaaactgttaaaagaAATGGCTTAATAAAATATTGCATAGATACACTACACGTTAATATATATtccctttgtttttttttacttcacaaTGTGGACGTTGCGCTGCATGCTGTGAGTCCATGTTGCTTCAAGCGCATCATCCTGCGCCCGGGGTGCGCATATGCATTTTCTGCCGCTctgtattatataatattttttattttttattgtttatactTTTTACAAATTTTTATTGTGTTTAACTCACAAACGAGTGATTATCAGTTCAACACACTGAGATATAGAAATTCTacatataatttttaaacaaaactgcattggtatTGGACTGGTCTCGGTATCAACCGATACTCCAAATTTTTAATATTGGATAGGTTGTGAAAAAATTGGTATTGTGCATCCCTACCACCAACTACCCTA encodes the following:
- the ptpn2b gene encoding tyrosine-protein phosphatase non-receptor type 2 isoform X1, producing MEQEFEDIDSEGRWQNLYLEIRNQSHECAFKVAKYPENRNRNRYRDVSPFDHSRVKLENTENDYINASLVVMEEAQRRYILTQGPLRNTCGHFWLMIWEQKTKAVIMLNRVIEKGSEKCAQYWPTQEEREMSFRDTRFVVTLVSEDIKSYYTIRVLELQNANTGERREIYHFHYTTWPDFGVPESPASFLNFLFKVRESCSLGMDHGPAVVHCSAGIGRSGTFSLVDTCLVLMDKRKDPLEVDIKKILLDMRKYRMGLIQTPDQLRFSYMAVLEGAKYIMGDSSVQKQWRELSREDQEPLSESPPPPQPPKCTERYNGSKLSRLEDGMDSKTGKKTGLETPNKEPDRDARTIGHKRPRDEKMSNPTQKTQKQTKPRIIDPDKKRKREQEDLCLCSPLCSIEESHAGLEQNKSENNQ
- the ptpn2b gene encoding tyrosine-protein phosphatase non-receptor type 2 isoform X3 gives rise to the protein MEQEFEDIDSEGRWQNLYLEIRNQSHECAFKVAKYPENRNRNRYRDVSPFDHSRVKLENTENDYINASLVVMEEAQRRYILTQGPLRNTCGHFWLMIWEQKTKAVIMLNRVIEKGSEKCAQYWPTQEEREMSFRDTRFVVTLVSEDIKSYYTIRVLELQNANTGERREIYHFHYTTWPDFGVPESPASFLNFLFKVRESCSLGMDHGPAVVHCSAGIGRSGTFSLVDTCLVLMDKRKDPLEVDIKKILLDMRKYRMGLIQTPDQLRFSYMAVLEGAKYIMGDSSVQKQWRELSREDQEPLSESPPPPQPPKCTERYNGSKLSRLEDGMDSKTGKKTGLETPNKEPDRDARTIGHKRPRDEKMSNPTQKTQKQTKPRIIDPDKKRKRARTTSDS
- the ptpn2b gene encoding tyrosine-protein phosphatase non-receptor type 2 isoform X2 — its product is MEQEFEDIDSEGRWQNLYLEIRNQSHECAFKVAKYPENRNRNRYRDVSPFDHSRVKLENTENDYINASLVVMEEAQRRYILTQGPLRNTCGHFWLMIWEQKTKAVIMLNRVIEKGSEKCAQYWPTQEEREMSFRDTRFVVTLVSEDIKSYYTIRVLELQNANTGERREIYHFHYTTWPDFGVPESPASFLNFLFKVRESCSLGMDHGPAVVHCSAGIGRSGTFSLVDTCLVLMDKRKDPLEVDIKKILLDMRKYRMGLIQTPDQLRFSYMAVLEGAKYIMGDSSVQKQWRELSREDQEPLSESPPPPQPPKCTERYNGSKLSRLEDGMDSKTGKKTGLETPNKEPDRDARTIGHKRPRDEKMSNPTQKTQKQTKPRIIDPDKKRKRRKSCRVRTK